In Ruminiclostridium papyrosolvens DSM 2782, the following proteins share a genomic window:
- a CDS encoding endonuclease MutS2 — protein MNKYAITLEFNKIIEMLKENAVSPKAKERLALLEPYLRENECKRRIKETTDSKRLLESLGTPPLSSMNDLDKILDLCAKGAMLVPEQFEEVSQFLLACRRMKSYLKRAESQENEITYYGSSIDALNDLCEEIERSIRNGRVDDAASPKLRDIRRRKENAHQQIRSKLESILRGNKLWFADSFVSMRNGHFVLPVKREYKNMVAGSLIETSSTGGTCFIEPSVVRRLQDDISTIAVEEENEERKILYTLTSLVDEQLQVFKTNADIMETLDVFFAKAKLSVQMKANAADIHMNRRIVIKAGRHPLLNQSECVPLDFEIGNGIRGVVITGPNTGGKTVALKTVGLLSIMAQSGLHVPAASGSEFSMHNMILCDIGDGQSITENLSTFSAHITTINDILKQSTAESLVLLDEVGSGTDPAEGMGIATAILEELKNRGCLFVATTHYPEIKDYARNTAGLVNARMAFDKESLKPLYQLEIGEAGESCALYIAKRLGFPAHLLRLAHEAAYKEHHCAKVNASENKESFLSSIGQENQYEIQRNLKSPVLIRETPKKDVPQNRCSKFNIGDSVMVFPQKELGLVYQKANEQGELGVQIKGQKKLISHKRIKLHVPASELYPPDYDFSIIFDTVENRKTRHKMGKKHNPDLIIEYNYDETDK, from the coding sequence ATGAATAAATATGCTATAACACTCGAGTTTAATAAAATAATTGAAATGCTTAAAGAAAATGCAGTATCACCAAAAGCAAAAGAAAGGCTTGCACTCCTTGAGCCATACCTGAGGGAAAATGAATGCAAAAGAAGAATAAAGGAAACTACTGATTCAAAGAGGCTTCTTGAAAGCTTGGGTACTCCCCCGCTGTCTTCAATGAATGACCTTGATAAAATTCTTGATTTATGCGCAAAGGGAGCAATGCTTGTTCCTGAACAATTCGAAGAGGTATCACAGTTCCTTCTGGCTTGCAGACGCATGAAATCATACCTAAAAAGGGCTGAAAGCCAAGAGAATGAAATTACTTACTATGGCAGCTCAATAGACGCTCTTAACGACCTTTGCGAAGAAATTGAGCGTTCAATAAGAAACGGACGTGTTGATGATGCAGCATCACCAAAGCTGAGGGATATTCGCAGAAGAAAGGAAAATGCCCATCAGCAAATCCGTTCAAAGCTTGAAAGTATTTTAAGGGGTAATAAGCTATGGTTTGCAGACAGTTTTGTTTCTATGAGGAACGGGCATTTCGTGCTGCCGGTAAAAAGAGAATATAAGAACATGGTAGCCGGTTCTCTGATAGAAACCTCCTCCACGGGAGGAACATGTTTTATTGAGCCTTCTGTTGTTCGCAGACTTCAGGATGATATATCTACTATTGCTGTTGAAGAGGAAAATGAAGAAAGAAAAATACTATATACTCTGACTTCATTGGTAGATGAACAATTGCAGGTTTTTAAAACCAATGCAGATATTATGGAAACTTTAGATGTCTTTTTTGCCAAGGCTAAGCTTTCTGTTCAAATGAAGGCAAATGCAGCTGATATCCATATGAACCGTAGGATTGTTATTAAAGCAGGACGACACCCTCTTCTCAACCAGTCTGAATGTGTACCTCTTGACTTTGAAATTGGTAATGGCATCAGAGGAGTTGTTATAACAGGCCCCAATACGGGAGGTAAAACAGTTGCCCTTAAAACTGTAGGATTGCTTTCAATTATGGCTCAAAGCGGACTTCATGTTCCTGCGGCTTCGGGAAGTGAATTTTCAATGCACAATATGATTTTGTGCGATATCGGCGACGGTCAAAGCATTACCGAAAATTTATCAACCTTTTCGGCACACATAACAACCATTAATGATATCCTAAAACAGTCAACAGCAGAAAGCCTTGTCCTGCTGGATGAGGTCGGCTCAGGAACAGACCCGGCAGAAGGTATGGGTATAGCAACGGCAATTCTTGAAGAGCTAAAAAACAGGGGCTGCCTTTTCGTGGCAACCACCCATTACCCCGAAATAAAGGACTATGCCAGAAATACAGCAGGTCTTGTAAACGCCAGAATGGCTTTTGACAAGGAAAGCCTTAAACCTTTGTATCAACTTGAAATTGGTGAGGCCGGAGAAAGCTGTGCCCTGTATATTGCTAAAAGGTTGGGTTTTCCTGCTCATCTTCTCAGGCTTGCTCATGAGGCTGCCTATAAAGAGCACCACTGCGCCAAGGTTAATGCTTCTGAAAATAAAGAATCTTTTTTAAGCTCTATTGGTCAGGAAAACCAGTATGAAATTCAACGGAACTTGAAATCACCTGTACTTATTAGAGAAACCCCAAAAAAGGATGTGCCTCAAAACAGATGCAGCAAATTTAACATAGGAGACAGCGTTATGGTCTTTCCTCAGAAAGAATTGGGACTGGTATACCAAAAAGCCAATGAGCAAGGTGAATTAGGTGTTCAGATTAAAGGACAAAAAAAGCTTATCTCCCACAAAAGAATAAAGCTGCATGTGCCTGCAAGTGAGCTCTATCCGCCCGACTACGATTTTTCAATAATATTTGATACTGTGGAAAACCGAAAAACAAGACATAAAATGGGAAAAAAACACAATCCTGACTTGATTATAGAATACAACTATGATGAGACTGACAAATAG
- a CDS encoding zinc-ribbon domain-containing protein, whose protein sequence is MEDKTLTCKDCGATFTFTVGEQQFYAEKGFTNEPARCPDCRRAKKASQKSFNGGFNRR, encoded by the coding sequence ATGGAAGATAAAACACTTACTTGTAAAGATTGCGGTGCAACTTTTACATTTACGGTTGGCGAGCAACAATTCTACGCCGAAAAAGGATTCACTAATGAACCAGCTAGATGCCCTGACTGCAGAAGAGCTAAGAAGGCATCCCAGAAAAGCTTTAATGGCGGATTTAACAGAAGGTAA